tgaaaatccattttgttgTAAGAACAGTGAAAactcttaaatttcatattggaaCACATGgtgtttttgttcattcacatgtgaaacgttataaaaacatatgttgtagaagaaatttttttcctaaacattatatatagccgtttgtcacatatgaacaaaaaacgtgaacattttcattcacatgtgaatgaacaaaaaaaaacatgtgaacaaatatataatttaaaagttctcatggttcttacaaaaaaatagttctcaaaataaggaaactatatatataatatataatatatatatatatatattattatatgagaaaaggaaatataaggttgtccgacacctaagcctaggtgtgaaacccctcacatactaatattttattatttcttgtttaatgattaaatgcatggcccccatgatttttatggactaaaaaaacaatatgtgagtgttccacgcctaagcttagatacccgatagccttatattctcatccccctatatatatgtgtgtgtgtgtgtgtgtgtgtgcaagttattttaggatcactccttattttaggaccaattaggacatgtgttttttgtaacttacacaccaccatgatcatctccgaccaccaccataatcATCTCCGACTACCACCATGATTTTTCGGCaaaccatgattttccggcgacggggaccaccggaaaatcatttttaagttaacttacacatgtataagttatatacaacttacacatgtgtaagttaactgaaacatgattttctggCGACGACGGTGGTCGTCGGAGCCGGAGGACCATGTTTTTGTTCGTAGActatcatggtggtggtggtggtggtcggtgatgatgattatgatgtggTCCTAATTGGTCATAAAATAactcacttatatatatatatatatatatatatatattatattagggtaacactccggtgagaacattcttaaaataagaacggtgagaacacttaaaaaacatcattttgatgcattaaaagtccataaaactaacatagtgcagaactaattatcatcattagagtgtttaacaacacattgatccgtcaaaatcaaaaaaatcacgttttttggtgaattcatcattttgaagaatatgcatccaagatgaatgcataaaacaaaaaacatgattttcttgattttgacaggccaatgtgttgctatacacttaaataatgataattggttatgcactatgttattttatggacttttaatgcatcaaaatgatgttttttaagtgttctcaccgtttttattttaagattgttcttatttgattgtcccccatatatattatatatgtatatatatatgagaaaagtgaatatgtggCTATCATGTTTTtcgttttgtgcatccattttggatgcatattcatcaaaatgatgcatccaacaaaaaacgtgattttttttattttgacggatcgatgtattgttaaacacttaaataatgatgattagttatgcaatatgttagttttatggacttttaatgcatcaaaatgtagtttttaagtgttcccACCGTGTATATATTTGAaggttgttcttatttgattgtgcctatactagcacgttacccgcgcaatgagGCGGTAGTCGTGGCGGTGACGATGTGGTAGTAGATGCGACTATTTGTGATAGATGAGACGTCGattgatgtagattattaatgggaatattttaaaaaataaaggattgatagtataacttaatcattaatgttaaggggtaatataagtaaaaatattacatattttaagggtggtagatgaaaatattacataggggtattttctttaataagtagtatatatatatatttatgttaggGTTGAgtgttataaaacaaatattaaagtaaaacaaataagacaagatcttgactcgtagatcatggttaaattaatgcacggagattcacgaagcaattgatacacaatgattttcataatGTACGATGATCTTCAGTgacgaaattattttatttattttacattaatatttattttattttacttaaaagttatataggtatatatatatatatgagatatttgaaatggaaagaaagaagagaaataTCATTAGAAATGACTTTAGTGGTCTACTGGTCCATGGTTGGGGTGGGGACACTTATCTCCCTTTAGAAAAATATCCCAAGCCATACGTATTTGTCATTTTGGAAGATGTCTGATCAACACAAATCGTGTGGATCTTGTAATTGCGTATACTTTAGGGCATTATCCAATGGGACTCGATCGTAATAAATATCCAAAAATAACCCATTAGGGGAGGAAGAGGTAAAATCTATACCCTCATCACTTACCAATCAAATTGCTCCATATCAAATAATTTCAAGccaaataaaaagtaataatgaGATTCTAACCctcaattttttttaggtaaaaatattaaaaaaacaaaatataatatttatacaaaataaaaatttacctTTCTGGATGATAGCTTAAAAACAAAACTTAACATTAACAGGAAAAATAACAAATACCttataaagaaataaatacattaattgataaaaataaaaataaaaaaatacaaagacATGAATTAAgatttaggaaaaaaaaacattaaaaacttaaaatttaatttgtaaacaaTCTCAAATTTCAGGGTTTTAAAGTGAAATTATaagtaaatttatttttaaaaaaactaatgttTATtgcatagatatatattaaaagttaataacaataaaaaaaaaaaggaggaaatTTATTGCAGTAAAAAAGATACATGCCTAGCGAGCCAACATGTATTGGAACTATGTGATTCAAATTGTGTGGAAGAGGTCGTCGTGTAACCTTCCTCACCGAGCTTAACCAACCTCCAAGCCTTGTCCACTCCGCCCCCTTATGAATTCCATTAACCCGCCCCTCTCTCACGTTTtatttcttcttattattattatactattatatatattttatgtagtaATGTAACAATTTTGACTCAGTTTTGGGTCCTGCTATAAGAACACCTCATTTGCTAGTAAATACCCACCATACAAGGCGTGTATACTGGTTGAATGGTATTGTCGGGCTTTCTGACGAACTATTAACATTGTTAACGGATATGGTCCTTTTTTTATGCAATATTAACAAATTTTGATGCACTGTTAATAGATCTGTAgcagtgatttttttttttttttacgaatcCACTCATATACAACCCACATACATTGATACAGGGAGTATGGCGTTTTATCTTTTATAGTCAGTGTAAGTATAAGATCATAAGGGTTGTGGGGTAGGTGTTTATGTTGAATTGGCGGGTGTCTTGATAGACcaaccctaatatatatatataggtgagttattttgagaaccactaaaaaaagaacgcgagaaccaatctcgGCCCTCCATTTATCAAGATCAGGAAGGGCAcgtttgtcattattaaaaaagttgttcagcactctctttctctctcctcttattaaatcaaaaaatatataaatcattaaaaaaaacttttatctcacaaaccatacATCGTTAGacagaaaaaaaaagcatggatagtcttgaaatttcgtcctctttcattagagatgcgattcgatatacttttgatgactttttaaatttgtttttttttcatcacgttcatcatacacatgtgtaagtacaacctacaaTTTTATTCTTGTGTGGTCATCATGGATTTAgttgtcgcgaaggaggtggGTACTCTTGCATACGATTATATGtacgttgggtcgattaccatatgatggtggattctgtgtgtggtaatcgatttgacgttagggcctaatttgaAGTCGCGGCttaagaaccccatagttgaaTTGAGACGATGCATGAGAACCTCTTGATGTATTGAGTATAAGgtctaagaacctcttgagtatattgtttagcgtatatggatccatgtatgttttattagtgcaaaggtgagtatgcaagtgatggtatgacgatGCCATTGGTTACATGTGATactcttttgtgtttttgccaaACTTCGTGTATATAAGCGTATGCAAtggtattcactaagctttggcttattcttttagttgttaccctttttataggttgtcccggaagTAAAAGCAAGACAAgtacttcaagttgaatttatGTATATTAGATGTATTAGCTAAATACCGAAAGTGGTAAGGTGAATAGTTACCGTAGCAATCTTCTTTTAACTAATGGCTCTTGGTCCATATGAAGTGTTATTGGTAATGTTTTGATATGTATATTTCAGTAAAAGATGGTTTAGAGTCATGGTCTTTTGTATCATAATGTATTTGGTTACCCATGGTTGATGACAAAATGGGTAAACGACCCATTTCGTTATAAATGGTATATTTgatcaaaatgaagtttttggAATGTTGAATAATGTGTCTTTAACTCATTTTTGAATGTTTAGTAAAATGATTTGATGTGTGGAAATCAAATGCTGCGAGTTTGCAATGCTTTAGAAGAGTTAAAGTGATATTCTATTCTGGTTATATAGTGATCTCGACAAGGGGGTTTTTGGCCCTCGACAAGATCAATTGTTTTGATTCAGCATTGACTTTTGATCTCGACGGGGCAATAATGCCCCTCGGCGAGATCGAGAcccagataaaaaaaaatccttatttttcCTAAAATGAGTTTGGGTTCTttcacatataaaaaaataataactagaaGGGTACTCGCACGATGCGGCGATGtaatggtgatggtggtggcggtgatgggtggCTGGCGTGCGACGGTATTGGCGGTGACGATGTAATAATGGCGATGGAGGTAACGATTGGTGGTGGCGCGGTCGGTGATGGCGACGGTGACAGGTGATTGGTGGTGATGGAGGTGGTGTCGATTGATAGTTTCAGCAAGTTTGTACAATTAGTTCTCATAACTTTACATAAATATTTAAGGGTAGTGATGGTAGAAAAAGAGTATATGAAAAATTAGAACTAAATAGAGAAAGATATTTTAACAATTGGATTAAATCAATGGTTATGATTAAATGATCAAGTTCTAATATTAACCCTTGATTTAATCCAATGGTGGAGATGATCCGACTTTAcctatgaagttggagcaatttTAACCTTTGGATTATAGTCAATAGTTATGATTTAGTACTAACTTAGCTAATTTCATAATCTTTGAATGGGTAAATCAATCATTTGACCTTGGGGATCCGACATTAATCCTTTCATACCTACTAATTGATGTACCTTAGATGCATTTCCTCTGGCTCCCGAAAAAGACATTATATGGACTAGATTAAAAGGATCGGTCATCCGAAAATTAGGATTCATTTCTTGTCGCAAATATTCACTTGTGGCATATCTCGATCGATTGACGTAATTTTTCTACGGCGTGTACATTTCCAtgagttaattgcaaaattggtccgTGTGGTTTACGCACTTTAGCAATGGGGTCCCTTTTCAAGTATAGTTGCAACGaggtccctattttgagaattttcgTTAGTGGATGTCGTTAAGTCTGCACGTGATTATCACATACAGAGGCAATATTGTTTTTTCACACCAAATAGAAGGGACCCATTGCTACTCGAAAAGGTACCTCAttgttaaaatgtaaaatagtCCAAGTCTTATCAGCTTTGCTTAACTAGGAGGGAAACATACACATACGTATAGTACGAAAATATAACTTCTTAACATTAATCATCATAATTTAAAGCATATATGGTGGTGTATTACATAAACTTTCAAACGAGCATCCCCTcctaaagaaaaataatactaataataatactatattAAGTTACTAACAATGGTACGTATGCAAACGATCaacaaatttatttatcttttataaagcacaacatatataataattaagctACTTATATTTGATAATAACCAGCTAGTAAACTATAGGCGTGACACTGGTTCGTTCCCAAGGGAAGGGTAATCAGTGTAGCCTATAGCTGGGTCATGAGTATAGAAAGTTGCCCTTACATACCTACTTAAGGGGGCATTAAGCTTCAGTCTTAAAACTAGGTCTGGATTTGAAATGAAAAGACGACCATAAGCCACCAAATCAGCATCCCCTTCAGCCACAGCTCGAACCCCAAGCTCTCTAGTGTAGCCACCGCTGCAAATGAAAGTACCCACATAAGCTCCTCTCCACGTTTTCATCAGCTCGGCCATTGCTTCCTCACTTCCATAGGTTCCTGTCTCTGTCTGACCATATGCCGTGTAACGTGGCTGAGTCATATGAAGATAACCTAGTTTTGATCCCGACTCGAATTGGAGTTTGTTCAGCCTTTCGATAACGGCCAGGCCTAGGCTGCGTGGATCAGAGTCCACAGCATCCATGTGATCGATTGCCGGTGAGATTCTAACACCGACTCGGTCTGCACCGATGGCTGCAACTACTGCTTGTACCACCTGAAGCAACAACTTGCAGCGGTTTGCTAATGATCCGCCGTATTCATCTCTTCTGTCATTGATACCATCTTTCATGAACTGGTCAAGTAGGTAACCATGGGCTCCGTGAATCTCAATTCCGtcaaaacctttttttataacataaataatatataagaatatagaagaagatgaaattatccctaaaaaaaaaaattcaattaacCCATTTCAATAATCAACTGGCTTTTAGCCTAAGGGCAACCAATTCAAAAGTTGAGGGTCTAAAACACCAAACGTGTGTACATACGTGATTGATTTTCGTCATAGAAATATAGCtagaaaagaaggaaaaataAAACTACCTGCTTCAATAGCATTAACAGCTGCCAGACGATAATCTTCCACCACCTCCGGTAATTCGTGCGTTGCCAATGGCCGGGGCTCAGGATATGGACTATAGGTTGCATCTGGCATTAATAACCTCCACCTCTTTGATATGGGCTTGCTTGTAGATGATATTGGTGCGGCACCACCAGGTTGATAAACTGTTAATTTGTTTGTGCgacaaacataaataatatatatgtgtgaagTAATGATTGTCTAGGCCCGCATCTAATTAGAACTttaatacatgcatatatatatatatatatgctttgtaTTAAATTTAGATTTGCAATCACTAGCAGGCTAGCACCATATATTTGTGCCACATGCATTGACTTGAAGTAGAAAACGTAATGGAGTAATAAATTGGATGGACGTATAGTAGTACCTTGGTGGGATGCTCTGCCAACATGCCATAATTGACAAAATATCACAGCGCCCTGTTTGTGAACAGCATCAACAACGTTCCTCCAACCATCAGTTTGTTGCTTATTAAATATGCCTGGTACATGCGGGAACCTGAGCCCGGCCACATATTAGTCGAAACATTCACTCATATAGCACGGTTTTAATGTTAACTACTACAATACGACTCATAATGTAGACTCCTACAGCTAGCATACATAAGTGTTTTAAGCTACTGTTAGTCACTTCCATGGTATCCACATAaagtaacaaaatatatagtttaatatgATTCTAAAGTTTTTGACAAATTATGATTTCATGGTGGTGGTTCCTGTGTAAACGAGGGATAGACGAGATATATAGTTGCtgatgattaaaaaataaactaataacGTATTGAAAGATATACTAAGGGTTAAAGATATTACTaataacaaattttttaattttgttcacATATAGTACTTAGATGAGCTGGCAACTGGTTCAGGTAATAACAAATCACTCATTTTCGAGCAAATTCTTTTTTTCATGTTATAGAAGTTAAAAGCACATGTGGTCAGTAGACGTTTAACCCATCATCAATCCACGAATAAGGTTCCCTTCTTATATTCAGATTAGCTTTTATTCAACTAGGGCGAATGACTCCCCTTTTCTTATGCAGTTAGCTGTAAAAATACCTTTGAAGCTCTCCAATATTGACCAATACAGATATTATCACTGTAAGACCTCGTAATATAAAAGGGAATTGATTTTAGTATCAcgatttttgattattttacgACATTTGTGCATTTACTACTTCTACAATCTGTAATGATACTATCACCAGTCATAAGTTTATCTAAATTtccctttttttaataaattattgattacgcctgtttgactttgacccgttagaaataaaacataatttgaatcAACCCATTTTAATTATGATTCTTTTCTTGGAGTTTTCTAAGTTTCATATTCTTCTTATCTTTTctaagtttcattttctttggaTTTTCTAAGTTTAATCTTTTAACTTTGGCAGATTCTGTgaagaaaaataatgaaattaatcGTTATATGCTAGGTACAATGGTCTGAGGAGCTGCTGATTGCCAGCTCTACCACAGAAATTTTGGCATTAAGGTAATTTGTATTGTTCCAGGACATTTTGTGCCGTTTAAAATGCTGTGCATGTGTGTAACTGTTTGGTTGATGGGTGTGGGAATTATGCAATGAATTTCATGgttaaataaatttttggttaacgaGTTTGGTTTTGAATGATAGATATAAAACCCACCAAATTAGGCATGCTTATAATGCAACAAGGGTGGTGGATTCAAAGAATGGATAACTATGTATACTGTCGTATTTCTATAAGAATCAGAAAACCAATGAAACAAATACCCTATCACAGATGAGGTCgttggagtttttttttattagggaATAGCAATTAAATATGATAATACCTTatgcaataattctaataaTAGAATTACTtcataatagtatatatatattgttaaaacaATTTCAGATTATGAAGATGGATGATCCACCCATGGTGATTGGTGACAGTAACCAAGACAAGTAACTTAGtttctatcattttattttattttgatttcttgTGTTTGGTGGTTTGATTATCTTCCATATATGTGCAGCACCATATTTACCAAGCTTTATACTTGAGGATTACAGAGACTTGTTAAGTAATGACATggctggtacttttcctatgtTTTGCTAATTAAAAATGATGTTTTACTACCTTTTATTTAGCAAATTACAACAGGGAGTTAACTTATCTAACTCGGAGGCGGATTTACAACCCTAGGAGAGTGGACCATTACTTCTCGAGCTCATCACACCTGGCAGGTATTTTACCCATTCTCTATTTAAGTTGTAACTGTTGACATGAATGTCGACGGATTTTCAGTTATTGCCCTTAAGTGAATTAGTTACAGAAAAAACCTTGAAGTTGGTtaaatttttcacttttaactTTGTGACTAACAACCGTCTATTAGGTCCGTTAAATGAATGACAAATTCGTTATTTCACCATGATCCCTTCTTCTCACACTCGAACACAAACCATATTCGTCAGGTTTTGCTGAAAACGAAATGTCAACTGAAATCACGACGGACGGAAATTTGAAAATCACGAtcgaaaaattaaaatctagatTTATCTCTTGTTAGCTTTGAATCAGAACCCCAAAACATGTTGCAATGGACTCAAAAATCAATCGCGAACGAACCCTAGCCAAAATAAATCCGATCTACACTTAGCCAGAAAAACTTGAATCGCCGggaaaacttgtttgaatcgAAAAGAAAGACAAAACAAAGCAATTGCACTTCGAATCCAACCAAATCTAGCCAAAACCGATCCCGACCCAAGCAATTCCGAATCCAAAAACCCTTGTTTCCGATCTGAGATGTGTGTGTGTCaagtttgtgtttgtgtgtgtgcgCGCTCGGTGTGTGTTTTTCAGTTAACATTTCGTTTTCCGGCCGTCtttcaaaatttgggtttgtgtttgagtttggatGAATAAGAAGAAAGGATCATGGTGAATTGACGAATATGCCTCTCACTTAACGGAGCTAATAGACGGCTGTTAGTCACaaagtaaaaagtgtaaattttgaCCAACTTCAAGGTTTTTTCTGTAACTAATTTACTTAAGAGCAATAACTGAAAATTCTAACAACTTGAAggactaaaaatgtaattttctctattACTTCTCTATGTGATGGGTGGGACACCGTGGGAGGATCGTCCATCCATCCATAACTTTAATAATTGTGGGGCTCTAAAAAGCATTattttatcataaataaataaaagagcaAGTGACGTAATAGTATTTGGTtgctataaataataataatgctcTTCGTAATGGGGTAAGTGGAGGGTAGGAAATGACTAAAAAGACCCTggggagagagaaagagaaaggaAGGAAGGATACCCGGCGGCAGTGGGAGAGATCATGGTGCCTTCGGTGATGAGGAAACCA
The sequence above is drawn from the Erigeron canadensis isolate Cc75 chromosome 4, C_canadensis_v1, whole genome shotgun sequence genome and encodes:
- the LOC122595699 gene encoding artemisinic aldehyde Delta(11(13)) reductase encodes the protein MGEVVVETARSEKKASLFSPYKMGNFNLSHRVVLAPMTRCRALNGIPNDAMAEYYRQRSTPGGFLITEGTMISPTAAGFPHVPGIFNKQQTDGWRNVVDAVHKQGAVIFCQLWHVGRASHQVYQPGGAAPISSTSKPISKRWRLLMPDATYSPYPEPRPLATHELPEVVEDYRLAAVNAIEAGFDGIEIHGAHGYLLDQFMKDGINDRRDEYGGSLANRCKLLLQVVQAVVAAIGADRVGVRISPAIDHMDAVDSDPRSLGLAVIERLNKLQFESGSKLGYLHMTQPRYTAYGQTETGTYGSEEAMAELMKTWRGAYVGTFICSGGYTRELGVRAVAEGDADLVAYGRLFISNPDLVLRLKLNAPLSRYVRATFYTHDPAIGYTDYPSLGNEPVSRL